The Toxorhynchites rutilus septentrionalis strain SRP chromosome 3, ASM2978413v1, whole genome shotgun sequence genome includes a region encoding these proteins:
- the LOC129775786 gene encoding zinc finger protein Noc, translated as MVILEGTTMLQIGNNQYLQPDYLSPLPTTLDAKKSPLALLAQTCSQIGADSGNITVKSLVSPSEKNKKTSTSSTSSAASAENGMISNNSRSPSVKTEKSDASPELKLAFKPYEMNVLTTKVKNEDRPSSKMSSGSDVLNNNSVNHANNNNSGNDVKRENRTSSRGSAESPNRVGSVHMKAEGSDNGKNTPESSRKTSTPNDRDKSSSSPIVRSGVEVMHGGKDMSGYKPGVYGINPLTGLPSPSGIDHTNPAFRPPFAGAFSHHHAAMLAAAYPGAAAAAAGANPYLSYTRVKTPSGGETLVPICKDPYCTGCQFSAHNHQMMMGGQCPAGCTQCDHQKYSFAMAMGALPPGYAYPPAATQPGRPYMCNWVIGDSYCGKRFNTTDELLSHLRTHTANLSDPAALALQQQLMPLSGIFPPSSMHRGYPNPQLSPLSAARYHPYAKPGALPTALPGTPYGAAFNPAAFGQYYSPYAAALYSQRMGAAVHQ; from the exons ATGGTGATATTGGAAGGAACAACAATGTTGCAAATCGGAAATAATCAGTACCTTCAACCGGATTACCTGTCGCCGCTTCCAACCACG TTGGATGCCAAAAAAAGTCCACTGGCATTGTTGGCGCAAACTTGTAGCCAAATCGGTGCTGATTCTGGAAATATAACCGTGAAATCGTTAGTGTCCCCGTCGGAGAAAAACAAGAAAACTTCAACGTCATCAACATCTTCGGCTGCTTCGGCAGAAAATGGGATGATCTCGAACAATTCGCGGTCACCGTCGGTGAAAACAGAAAAGTCGGATGCGTCTCCGGAACTTAAGTTGGCTTTCAAGCCGTACGAAATGAATGTGCTTACGACGAAAGTGAAGAACGAAGATCGCCCATCGTCCAAGATGAGCAGTGGAAGTGATGTGTTGAATAATAATAGTGTAAATCACGCTAACAATAATAATAGCGGTAACGATGTGAAGAGAGAAAATCGCACCTCTTCGCGCGGAAGTGCCGAGTCACCCAATCGGGTTGGAAGTGTTCACATGAAAGCTGAAGGCAGTGATAATGGAAAAAATACACCGGAAAGTAGCAGAAAAACTAGCACCCCTAACGATCGCGACAAATCGTCTTCGAGTCCGATTGTCCGCAGTGGCGTTGAAGTCATGCATGGTGGAAAGGATATGTCGGGTTACAAGCCCGGTGTTTACGGTATAAATCCACTAACCGGATTACCATCGCCATCGGGAATCGATCACACCAATCCTGCGTTCCGGCCACCATTTGCTGGCGCATTCAGTCATCATCATGCCGCAATGTTGGCAGCCGCATATCCTGGAGCAGCTGCGGCGGCGGCTGGTGCTAATCCTTACCTCAGTTACACACGTGTTAAGACTCCTTCGGGAGGAGAAACCCTGGTTCCGATCTGCAAGGATCCCTACTGCACGGGGTGTCAGTTTTCAGCGCATAATCATCAGATGATGATGGGTGGACAGTGTCCAGCTGGATGCACCCAATGTGATCATCAAAAGTATAGTTTCGCAATGGCTATGGGTGCGTTGCCGCCGGGATATGCGTACCCACCCGCGGCGACCCAGCCGGGACGACCCTACATGTGCAACTGGGTCATCGGAGACTCGTATTGTGGAAAACGTTTCAATACCACCGATGAGCTGTTGTCCCATCTACGAACCCACACCGCTAACCTGTCAGACCCAGCGGCGCTTGCTTTACAACAACAGTTAATGCCGCTAAGTGGAATATTCCCACCATCTTCGATGCATCGCGGTTATCCAAATCCACAGCTTAGCCCCCTCTCCGCTGCCAGATATCATCCCTACGCAAAGCCAGGAGCCCTCCCAACTGCGCTTCCTGGCACACCGTACGGAGCGGCATTCAATCCGGCCGCCTTTGGGCAATACTATTCCCCGTATGCAGCGGCTTTGTACAGCCAACGGATGGGAGCGGCGGTTCATCAGTAA